The stretch of DNA ATTCACCTGTTGATCACTTTAATCAATCTGCCTCCTTAGAGAAAAAATCAATACAAACAATAAACATTTCTCATAATCAACAGATATCACCAACCATAAAGTCACCCAATAATCCACTGCCTACCCCTAACATTATACAAGGTGAGCCTTCAGCTATAGAGAGTGCAAAAAGTGTGAATACACTTGATGAATTAAAATCTGCTCTCCTCGCGTTTAATGGCTGTTCATTAAAATTGACAGCAAAAAATACCTGTTTTTCAGATGGAACAGCGGGAAGCCCGCTTATGCTCATAGGAGAAGCACCAGGACGAGAGGAAGATATACAAGGGATTCCATTTGTAGGAAAAGCCGGAAGATTATTGAACAAAATCCTCGCATCAATTGGCTTGACAAGAAACAATGTTTACATAACCAATACTATTCCTTGGCGCCCACCAGGAAATCGTACACCGACACCAAGAGAAGTCGCATTATGCCGCCCTTTCATTGAACGACAAATTCATTTAGCTAAACCTCGTATTCTTATAGCACTAGGAGGAGTTGCTACACAGTTCCTTACAGGGGCTCAAAATGGAATTATCCGGTCTCGGGGGAAATGGCTCACCTATGAAGGTGAAGACAACATAAAAATACCTGTTATGCCAACCTTTCACCCTGCTTATCTTCTCCGAACGCCCAGTCAAAAAAAGCTTACATGGATAGACTTCTTAGAAGTAAAAAAACGCTTAGATAGCCTTTTGTGACTCCTTAATCTTACCCCTTATCTTAAAACATAAACACTTTTTCAATTCCGTAACTTTTAAAATACAATCAGGAAAAAATTATGCAACAATCAGCAGTGCCCATTTATCGTCTGGAAGACTACCAACCAACCCCTTATGCTATCCCCCAAACACAACTTCACTTCTGTTTGAAACCAACAAAAACCCTTGTTACGGCAATATTATTAATTGAAGCGCGTCAAAATACGAAAGAAAGAAGGCCTCTTGTGCTTTCTGGTGATGATCTTACACTCATTTCTGTTGCTATTAATGGTGAGGCATTGTCTGCAAACGCTTATAAAAGCACGCCTTCACGTTTAGAAATTACAACTCCACCAGCGACTCCTTTTACATTGCAATTGGTCACGGAACTAAACCCTGAAAGCAACCGCCAACTCATGGGACTTTATCTTTCAAATGGTGTTTATTGCACACAATGCGAAGCAGAAGGTTTTCGTCGTATTACTTATTTTTACGACCGCCCAGATATTCTTTCTACCTATACGGTCAAAATCGAAGCGGATTCTCAAACAATCCCTATCTTACTTTCCAATGGTAATCTCGTGGAAACAGGAACTCTTGAAAATAATCGTCATTTTGCTCTTTGGGAAGATCCATATCCCAAACCATCTTATCTCTTTGCTTTAGTTGGTGGTGATCTTGATAAGTTAGAAGACCATTTTACTACTGTATCTGGTCGACGTATCAAACTTGGTATCTATGTGGAAAAAGGAAAAACCAAACGTGCAACCTATGCAATGGATGCCCTCAAACGCTCCATGCGTTGGGATGAGCAATGTTTTGGACGCGAATATGACCTTGATGTTTTCAATATTGTTGCTGTTTCTGACTTTAACATGGGTGCAATGGAAAACAAAGGGCTTAATATCTTTAATGATAAATATGTTCTTGCAGATCCTGAAACAGCAACCGATCATGATTATAGAAATGTCGAACGTATCATTGCTCATGAATATTTCCATAATTGGACCGGTAATCGTATTACTTGCCGTGATTGGTTTCAACTTTGTTTAAAAGAAGGACTAACAGTTTACCGAGATCAAGAATTTTCCTCAGATCAAAATGTACGTACTCTACAGAGAATTGAAAATATAAAAACATTAAAAGCTATGCAATTTACTGAAGATTCTGGTCCACTTGCTCATCCTGTACGGCCTCGTCAATATAGTGAAATCAACAACTTTTACACCACAACCGTTTATGAGAAAGGCGCTGAAGTTGTTCGCATGATGCATACTATTTTAGGTTCTACTCTTTTTCGTAAAGGAATGGATCTCTATTTTCAACGTCATGATGGGCAAGCTTGCACAATCGAAGATTTTGTCACCTGTTTTGCTGAAGTCTCGGGTAGAGACTTTTCACAATTCATGCTGTGGTATGAACAAGCAGGAACGCCTCATGTGGAAATCGACCACCATTATAACAATGGTATTTTAACAATTCATGCAAAACAACATATTCCGGCAACACCGCAACAAAAAATAAAAAAACCTATGCTTATCCCTATCGTTTTTGGTCTCTTAGGACAAAATGGAGAATCTCTTACCTATGAGACTGATGCGGATATTCAATCAGATGTTATGCTTCTGTCTAAAGAAAGCCAAACGTTCACATTAAAGGGACTAAGTGAAAAACCTGTTTTATCTCTGCTTAGAGACTTCTCTGCACCTATCAATTTACAAACTCCGTTTAATGAAAACGAGCTTATATTTCTTGCACAAAATGATAGCAATCAACTCAACCGTTGGCAGTCGTTTAATCATTTAATGATGCAAGCTCTAATTCAAGCTATTCACGATAAAACACAAGCAAAAGAGAGTATGCCTTCTTCTTTGCTAAAATTGATTGAAAACATCCTTAAAGATGAAAGTCTTGAACCAGAGTTTCGCGCATTTTGTTTAAATTTACCTAGCGAAATTGAACTTGCCCATAAAATCGGTAAAAATGTTGATCCAAATCGTATCCACTCTGTGCGTAATCAGTTTTTAGCTTCACTCGCGCATACACATCAAGAGCTCTTCACAAAAGTTTATATGCAAATGGAAACTAATGAGCCCTATTCACCAAACACTACGCAAGCTGGAAAACGAGCATTACGGAATATTATCCTAGATTATCTTTCCATTGCTGAAGCGCAACCAAATCGTGCTGTCACGCAATATGTAACAGCTGATAATATGACTGACCGCATGGCCAGTATAACCATTTTAGTGCGGCATTTTAACAAAAGTGAGCAGGCACAAAATGCCTTAAATGATTTTGAAAACCGATATCGGCATGATCCTTTGGTTATGGATAAATGGTTTTCCATTCAAGCAATGGTTGCGGGAGCATCAACACTTGCCCATATTCAAAAACTCATGCAGCATCCGCTCTTTTCACAAGATAATCCCAATCGTGTACGAGCCCTAATTGGTGTTTTTGCTTCTAATAACCTAACGGGTTTTAATAGAGTTGATGGTGCAGCTTATCACTTTCTTTGCCAAATTATTTTGGAAATTGACAAAAAAAATCCACAGCTTGCTTCGCGATTACTCACAATAATGCGTTCTTGGCGACAATTAGAGCCTATTCGACAACAAAAACTTGAAGCTGCATTAAAAACAATTGCAGTAGCTCCTCAATTGTCAAGCGATGTAGCAGATATCATCACTCGCATACTCGCTTAAAAGAAAAAATATTTATAATCAATACATTATACTCTCATTGATGAAATAACATAAAGTAGTTTTTCAGTAACAATAACACCATAAACAGGTAATTTAGCCTGTTTATGGATAATGTCAGTTTTTCTTTTCATTTCCATACTCCGTGCGTAGAAGCAGTAAAATTACTTTTTCTAAAAAAAAGACTGGACAGAAGACTCCTGTTTTGATTCATTGCAGCCATGGAGTTTTATTATGAATACCCAAGCAGTTTTTCAGTCATATTATTCCATAATTAGAGGAACTTAAAATGGCTAAATTGGACGCATATAATGCGCCATCAGAAATGCACGCCGCTGCAAAACCGAGCGCACAAAATCACAAAGTGCGAACAGTGTATATCAATCTGTTTTCTAGTTCAGTCTATCAAAAATTTCTCTTTATTGAGCCTTGGCTGCGGCGTTCGCTTCCATTTATTATTAGTATATTTCTTGTTGTGCTTGCAGTAATTCGCTTCACATCAATCTATGATTGGCGCCATACAATTGATAAAAGTACACGTTCTACCATAACTCTCTTAGCTTCTCA from Bartonella taylorii encodes:
- the pepN gene encoding aminopeptidase N gives rise to the protein MQQSAVPIYRLEDYQPTPYAIPQTQLHFCLKPTKTLVTAILLIEARQNTKERRPLVLSGDDLTLISVAINGEALSANAYKSTPSRLEITTPPATPFTLQLVTELNPESNRQLMGLYLSNGVYCTQCEAEGFRRITYFYDRPDILSTYTVKIEADSQTIPILLSNGNLVETGTLENNRHFALWEDPYPKPSYLFALVGGDLDKLEDHFTTVSGRRIKLGIYVEKGKTKRATYAMDALKRSMRWDEQCFGREYDLDVFNIVAVSDFNMGAMENKGLNIFNDKYVLADPETATDHDYRNVERIIAHEYFHNWTGNRITCRDWFQLCLKEGLTVYRDQEFSSDQNVRTLQRIENIKTLKAMQFTEDSGPLAHPVRPRQYSEINNFYTTTVYEKGAEVVRMMHTILGSTLFRKGMDLYFQRHDGQACTIEDFVTCFAEVSGRDFSQFMLWYEQAGTPHVEIDHHYNNGILTIHAKQHIPATPQQKIKKPMLIPIVFGLLGQNGESLTYETDADIQSDVMLLSKESQTFTLKGLSEKPVLSLLRDFSAPINLQTPFNENELIFLAQNDSNQLNRWQSFNHLMMQALIQAIHDKTQAKESMPSSLLKLIENILKDESLEPEFRAFCLNLPSEIELAHKIGKNVDPNRIHSVRNQFLASLAHTHQELFTKVYMQMETNEPYSPNTTQAGKRALRNIILDYLSIAEAQPNRAVTQYVTADNMTDRMASITILVRHFNKSEQAQNALNDFENRYRHDPLVMDKWFSIQAMVAGASTLAHIQKLMQHPLFSQDNPNRVRALIGVFASNNLTGFNRVDGAAYHFLCQIILEIDKKNPQLASRLLTIMRSWRQLEPIRQQKLEAALKTIAVAPQLSSDVADIITRILA
- a CDS encoding uracil-DNA glycosylase, translated to MLNQTTCSISYEELLNFYKESGVDAVLTDSPVDHFNQSASLEKKSIQTINISHNQQISPTIKSPNNPLPTPNIIQGEPSAIESAKSVNTLDELKSALLAFNGCSLKLTAKNTCFSDGTAGSPLMLIGEAPGREEDIQGIPFVGKAGRLLNKILASIGLTRNNVYITNTIPWRPPGNRTPTPREVALCRPFIERQIHLAKPRILIALGGVATQFLTGAQNGIIRSRGKWLTYEGEDNIKIPVMPTFHPAYLLRTPSQKKLTWIDFLEVKKRLDSLL